The following proteins are encoded in a genomic region of Longimicrobium sp.:
- a CDS encoding GNAT family protein: protein MKLAPVTLEGTHVRLVPLTREHLPALWEVARDEELWRWTWNAVRTEADLERYVDAALRMRDAGTALPFATTEAATGRVIGSTRFASVEPPHPRVEIGWTWIGRPWQRTAANTEAKLLMLRHAFETLGCLRVELKTDALNERSRNAMLRIGAREEGIFRKHGVTESGRVRDTAWYSIVDDEWPAVEARLLGMLARPYPAR, encoded by the coding sequence GTGAAGCTCGCGCCCGTCACCCTCGAAGGCACGCACGTCCGCCTGGTGCCGCTCACACGCGAGCACCTCCCCGCGCTCTGGGAGGTGGCGCGCGACGAGGAGCTGTGGCGCTGGACGTGGAACGCCGTACGCACCGAGGCCGACCTGGAGCGCTACGTAGACGCCGCGCTCCGCATGCGCGACGCGGGCACGGCGCTCCCCTTCGCCACCACCGAGGCGGCGACGGGGCGGGTGATCGGGAGCACGCGCTTCGCCAGCGTCGAGCCGCCTCACCCGCGCGTGGAGATCGGCTGGACGTGGATCGGGCGGCCGTGGCAGCGCACCGCCGCCAACACCGAGGCCAAGCTCCTGATGCTCCGCCACGCCTTCGAGACGCTCGGCTGCCTGCGCGTGGAGCTCAAGACGGATGCGCTGAACGAGCGCTCCCGTAACGCCATGCTCCGCATCGGCGCGCGCGAAGAAGGGATCTTTCGGAAGCACGGCGTCACCGAGAGCGGCCGCGTGCGCGACACCGCGTGGTACAGCATCGTGGACGACGAATGGCCCGCCGTCGAGGCGCGCCTCCTCGGCATGCTCGCCCGCCCCTACCCGGCCCGATGA
- a CDS encoding RNA polymerase sigma factor, with amino-acid sequence MNDYSDPDHLRDLYDRHSSSVYRIAYRLTGSAPDAEDVVQDLFVALPMAFRGYEERGSMGGWIRTVATRLALRRIRRRRNEVPMEAAADVVARGSADGCIDVLDVQRALQLLPETLRAVLVLREIEGYSHAEIANVLGIRAGTSKVRLHRAREEMRQLLTGPK; translated from the coding sequence GTGAACGACTATAGCGATCCTGACCACCTGCGTGATCTGTACGATCGACATTCGTCTTCCGTATACAGGATTGCGTACCGCCTCACGGGCTCCGCACCCGACGCCGAAGACGTCGTGCAGGACCTCTTCGTCGCTCTGCCGATGGCGTTCCGCGGTTATGAAGAGCGGGGGAGTATGGGCGGCTGGATCCGCACCGTGGCTACCCGCCTGGCACTCAGGCGCATTCGCCGACGCCGTAACGAGGTACCCATGGAGGCCGCCGCGGATGTCGTGGCGCGGGGGTCCGCCGACGGCTGTATCGACGTTCTCGACGTCCAGCGCGCTCTTCAGCTGCTTCCTGAAACGCTCCGTGCCGTGCTGGTGCTCCGCGAGATCGAGGGCTACTCGCATGCGGAGATCGCGAATGTGCTCGGGATTCGGGCGGGGACTTCCAAGGTGCGCCTTCACCGGGCGCGGGAAGAGATGCGACAACTACTCACAGGACCGAAATGA
- a CDS encoding redoxin family protein, with translation MNRHPNTRTLNLYMDGELGALRRRRVSEHLAECQPCRGKIQAWRAIGAALREDAVPELPLETLEHVRARRAAGSRVLLPAAVTRRPRVRVFADAAAAAALLLAVAGGLTTMWRTPELAAEGSQLLLAPAAPRPGQVVKVEYRAAGKLAGEERLILRARLFRSEPNPYSGGHATLAVLARTGARTYTGSFQIPDSVVYASLAVEDPKGDLVDYDPAAWEVLVHGADGKPLAVALERKVEGTGEWDSSIALRTTRELTQLYPDSTAGWMRRYSAEKSMLDRVRGDSLTAVFHARFRTLEAKRAETRDARELARLAFFATALRDSASEARWSDRLIRLAPTSPEAVQWRVFNATSKYRADRAALLAALEALWTEAGGVSPQLYYTGFTTARASGDPVAILRWARRLEESIPSFAGMVARMLPNVPALRNERENRLRAQIRRQDQDQSEYRLLGHTRTDFQTDRARTKSALLGDLGRSLIESGRVAPGLDTLSHAAATGWDVGVFRTIANTRFAIGDTAGALPVLARVAVDPSTSATFVDSVKVRAARHFDPSKWTALEEDARSVLGAYVWAQSINRGLRAPVRLTDSSGTSVTFRAENRTPTLVAFWSRYCPPSSAQLRELDRVSSTLQSSGIRVVTITKDESSAAVSSFLGQAQYRFPAFLDPDGDAARAFDNQITPRYFVLDGAGRIRFDNYSPDDILRQVAALRSPR, from the coding sequence ATGAACCGACATCCCAATACGCGGACGCTCAACCTGTACATGGACGGTGAGCTGGGTGCACTCCGGCGCCGGCGGGTATCCGAGCACCTCGCGGAGTGCCAGCCATGCCGCGGCAAGATCCAGGCGTGGCGCGCGATCGGTGCGGCACTCCGCGAAGACGCCGTACCCGAGCTTCCACTGGAGACGCTGGAGCACGTGCGTGCCCGGCGAGCCGCCGGTTCTCGCGTGCTCCTTCCCGCCGCGGTCACGCGCCGCCCGCGGGTCCGCGTGTTCGCCGACGCCGCGGCCGCCGCGGCACTGTTGCTCGCCGTGGCCGGCGGGCTCACGACGATGTGGCGCACGCCGGAGCTGGCTGCAGAGGGAAGTCAGCTGCTGCTCGCTCCCGCCGCGCCACGCCCAGGGCAGGTGGTGAAGGTGGAGTATCGCGCCGCGGGCAAGCTCGCGGGCGAGGAACGGCTCATCCTGCGCGCACGCCTCTTCCGGTCCGAGCCAAATCCCTACTCGGGGGGGCACGCCACCCTTGCGGTGCTGGCCCGCACCGGGGCGCGGACATACACCGGCTCCTTCCAGATCCCGGACTCGGTCGTCTACGCCTCACTCGCGGTAGAAGATCCGAAGGGCGACCTCGTCGACTACGACCCGGCTGCCTGGGAGGTACTTGTCCACGGTGCCGACGGGAAGCCGCTGGCCGTCGCGCTCGAGCGGAAGGTTGAGGGCACCGGCGAATGGGATTCGAGTATCGCACTACGGACCACCCGTGAGCTGACTCAGCTGTACCCCGACAGTACCGCCGGGTGGATGAGGCGGTATTCGGCGGAGAAGTCCATGCTGGATCGGGTGAGGGGCGACAGTCTGACCGCCGTGTTCCACGCGAGGTTCCGGACACTGGAGGCGAAGCGCGCGGAGACGCGGGACGCTCGCGAGCTGGCGCGCTTGGCATTCTTTGCGACGGCACTGCGTGACAGCGCAAGCGAAGCCCGCTGGAGTGACCGCCTCATCCGCCTGGCGCCCACTTCTCCCGAGGCCGTACAGTGGCGCGTGTTCAACGCGACTTCGAAATACCGGGCGGACCGTGCCGCGCTGCTCGCGGCGCTGGAAGCACTGTGGACCGAGGCCGGAGGAGTGTCGCCCCAGCTTTACTACACCGGCTTCACCACCGCCCGTGCCTCAGGGGATCCGGTCGCGATACTGCGCTGGGCACGGCGGTTGGAAGAGTCGATTCCCTCGTTCGCCGGAATGGTCGCACGCATGCTCCCGAACGTTCCTGCCCTCCGGAACGAGAGAGAGAATCGTCTCCGTGCGCAGATTCGCCGCCAGGACCAGGATCAGAGCGAGTACCGCCTGCTCGGGCACACCCGAACCGACTTTCAGACCGACCGCGCGCGGACCAAGTCCGCGTTGCTCGGGGACCTCGGCCGCTCCCTCATCGAGTCCGGGCGAGTCGCCCCCGGACTCGATACCCTCTCGCATGCAGCCGCGACGGGGTGGGACGTGGGGGTCTTCCGTACGATCGCGAATACGCGTTTCGCGATCGGCGACACCGCCGGAGCGCTGCCGGTTCTGGCGCGGGTGGCGGTGGACCCCTCCACGTCGGCTACGTTCGTGGACTCCGTGAAGGTACGCGCCGCACGGCACTTCGACCCGTCGAAGTGGACCGCGCTCGAAGAAGACGCCCGGAGCGTGCTCGGTGCGTACGTCTGGGCACAGTCCATCAATCGGGGGTTGCGTGCGCCGGTTCGGCTCACGGACTCGTCAGGAACTTCCGTGACGTTCCGCGCCGAAAACCGGACCCCCACTCTGGTGGCGTTCTGGTCGCGCTACTGCCCTCCGTCCTCGGCGCAGCTGCGGGAGCTTGACCGTGTTTCGAGCACGCTCCAGAGCAGCGGCATCCGGGTGGTCACCATCACGAAAGACGAGTCGTCGGCGGCGGTGTCCAGTTTCCTGGGGCAGGCCCAGTACCGATTTCCCGCGTTCCTCGACCCGGACGGGGATGCCGCGCGCGCCTTCGACAACCAGATCACCCCGCGCTACTTCGTTCTGGACGGTGCTGGCCGGATCCGCTTCGACAACTACTCTCCGGACGACATCCTACGCCAGGTAGCGGCGCTCCGAAGCCCGCGGTGA
- a CDS encoding VOC family protein: MSTAASLGITGVGQVAINVRDVQRAVEFYRNVLGLRLLFQIPNSAFFDCGGLRLMLGTAEKPEFDHPASILYYKVDDIHAAYASLQAAGADTVDAPHLIARMPDHELWMFFVRDPEGNHLGLMSEVR; this comes from the coding sequence ATGAGCACCGCCGCATCGCTGGGAATCACCGGAGTCGGACAGGTGGCCATCAACGTGCGGGACGTGCAGCGGGCGGTGGAGTTCTACCGCAACGTGCTCGGGCTGCGCCTCCTCTTCCAGATCCCCAACAGCGCCTTCTTCGACTGCGGCGGCCTGCGCCTCATGCTGGGCACGGCCGAGAAGCCGGAGTTCGACCACCCCGCATCCATCCTCTACTACAAGGTCGACGACATCCACGCGGCCTACGCATCGCTCCAGGCCGCCGGCGCGGACACCGTGGATGCGCCGCACCTGATCGCGCGCATGCCGGACCATGAGCTGTGGATGTTCTTCGTCCGCGACCCCGAGGGCAACCACCTGGGCCTGATGAGCGAGGTGCGGTAG
- a CDS encoding MarR family transcriptional regulator, whose product MTNRPPTPEHVADRLHSASIHLLRQLRREDDALGVSAPLLSALSVLVFGGAKTLGELAAAEQVQPPSMTRTVRKLEEAGLATRELDPLDRRVTWLYATPEGERVLREGRARRVASLAARLGALDGEELAALERAAELLERVLRGGG is encoded by the coding sequence ATGACGAATCGACCCCCCACGCCCGAGCACGTCGCCGACCGGCTGCACTCGGCCAGCATCCACCTCCTGCGCCAGCTTCGCCGGGAGGATGACGCGCTCGGAGTGTCGGCGCCGCTCCTCTCCGCCCTGTCGGTGCTCGTGTTCGGCGGCGCGAAGACGCTGGGGGAGCTGGCGGCGGCCGAGCAGGTTCAGCCGCCCTCCATGACCCGCACCGTTCGCAAGCTGGAGGAGGCCGGCCTCGCCACCCGCGAGCTCGACCCCCTGGACCGCCGCGTCACCTGGCTCTACGCCACCCCCGAGGGCGAGCGCGTGCTGCGCGAGGGCCGCGCGCGCCGTGTGGCCTCCCTCGCCGCGCGGCTGGGCGCGCTGGATGGGGAGGAGCTGGCGGCGCTGGAGCGTGCGGCGGAGCTGCTGGAGCGGGTGCTGCGCGGCGGCGGGTAA